A window of Cydia fagiglandana chromosome Z, ilCydFagi1.1, whole genome shotgun sequence genomic DNA:
GTTCAAACCTGAGCAAATAGCGAGTCGGTATTTcaattataatgataataataccctcttattcataaaaaattacGGGCCTGATTGAGTTAATCCCTATGTTTTATCCATTTCTTACAAatgcataagtcaaaatgacagataaacacaaacgattattagctactCGTAATTGAGGCTTGTATCGCGTttatatgaataagggggatggTCCCTGATTTAGTCTAACACGTGTCAGCATTAGACCAAATTCGATGTCACTTAGAGTACCTACTAGATATAGGAAGAAAATCGACGGGCGGGGCGGACAGGCGCATGTACACGAAAGAAAGGGttattcgcggacggtctagaacgcaaactGACTACTTtaacattttgcctatatcgctcttagtctacatcgcgaacggtccaggtcgcaaaatgcctacatcattttACGTCGTTTTATCTTTAAGTTAGCGATGTCAACGGAGACACAACTATTTTGTGCGGTTTGGCCTTGtcatttgaagataactaatggacctaacctacctgtgtgatataaaatagtggtcattttgtgttctagaccgtttgcgatgtagactaaaagcgataaaggcaaaatattacactagtcattttgcgttctagaccgtgcGCGACTATACCGAAAGAAATATCAAAGCAGCGAGCACGTTTGACGAAACTCGTTAAACTGAACAACAATTTGATCTTATTTATTGTTTCGATAAGTTAACAGAACATATTGGTTCGTGTACACTCTAAACCTAAAACACAAACACTTTCAGTAATGCATGTACGCAATAATTTGCTGtagacataattatatacatttaattatacatataggtaggtagtgctcaagattttatttgttaaatttactattttctACTCTTAATATATATCTGGCAATGCGAAATGTCAACGAAATGACTTGAAAATCTTTACATAAAGCATTGCATTGATTAAAACTGCGCGAACGCATAGCATTggcgaaatatataaataattcatTATATTATCGGTACTTAAGGAGATATAAACGTTTTGTCAAGTCTAGCTAGTAGGTGAGATGGAGTTGATAATTATCTATTTACTTAATTTcataaaacacacaaaaaagaAATATGTAGTTTATCTCAggagtgtgtactgtctcttccgaaaatcgttttttccagATGGCGATTTttgccattcgcaatttttaccattttattttttctcaatAGCTTCCTTTCCCAAAAGCATTTCTAACCATTCCAGTAGATTTTTTCCTAATAGGTTTTCTAACCATTTGCATAATTTGGATATGTATTCTTTATTATAATATACGAGACActaactaaaaaataacttttttttgtaaatcaatatcgtacaataaaattagtcggttctggcgctcgccggccgctgccgcggcacgttcgcttcgctcgctcggctacGCGCACTGTCTATTTTCTGTCTCCTGTGATAGTGGGaaattatgcgaatggttagaaaaccTATTAGATAATTAAGCTATTGGAAGATTaaaataatgggaaaatatgcgaatggttaaatATGATTTCGGAAAAGGAAGCTATCAAGAAAAAGTAAATTGCGAATGGCGAAAATATCAATCTAGAAAtaacgattttcggaagagacagtacgCACTCTCTCAGAGACTTACTTGAAGATGTTTGGTAGAGTActaacccaaacacaattagtttgcgttatTTTATATCAGAATTCCCATGGCCTGTCTACTCCATCAGATCTACTCCATGTCATAACTGCTAATGTCAAGTCAAAAAgtacaattattaattaattgataaaaacaattaagttcaaacgtatataattttttatatttgtgtataacattttcaacaaaagattGATCAATAAAGTCTGCCAAATTAGTTTTTATTGATTACAATGCGATGAATATTAAAGAAAGAGTATTTACTAATAATGTTTGTTTGTATCTGTTGACAGACGTACCTGATAACGCTTATACACTACATGGGAGGGTCGATCCGCAAAGACATGTCGAGCAAAGTGACGCACCTGATCGCGGCGGCCGCCACGGGCGACAAGTACCGATACGCGTCGGGCTTCGGGCTGCCCGTGCTGGCGCGCTCGTGGGTCGACGAGTGCTGGCGCCGCCGCGACGACCCCGCCTGCCTCGCTACGCATGACGCCGTCATAGTCAGTACATTGCCGTACCACTATCCACCAACACTTTGTCTAGTTTgctttttcattaaaaataataactatttcgGTGCCGTTTCTTCActtatttacgaatttttaaGGCGTAATTGAGAAATATTGAACTGAGTTTATAAATACTTTTTTCTTTGGAAATATTTAAAGAAACTATTAGGCGTATCGGCCAGTCGGATTTAAAGTTTTCCTTTAATTACGTCAGTCACAATATTACtataatcttaaaattatttaatttatcctttatagcccttaataTGAAACTAtggcaataaagtttaaaatcaatGATATAtgtatagggtaattcgccagtaactggccactgttagtaattggccacaAATGAATTGTATTCACTTATAAATAGACCAGTTACTAAAACCGGCCAGTTACTTAGGAATTACCCTATAAGAGTACCTTAGTGCCCGACTAGGTATAAAgtatggttttattttattagttttaaaatcgaacgaaaaaaaagtaatgcAACTCTGTTCCGGTTGAAAACCGTTCACATTACTTTAGTACTATGGGTAGGACTGTGGGCCTTACGAGGTCAAAGTGCTTTACCCTTGAAGAGCGACTTAGAACACCTTACAATACAGAAAAGTGATTGACCCACATATGGCTCAagcatgtaattatttaagtgGGCAAATTAGAACAAGGTTAGGCTTGATAGCGGACGGCAGTGCCACTGCACTGCACCAAGGACAATTCCTTGGGATAAACTATGTAAAGGCATCTGAGTCATCTGACCATAACCTAATAGCCGAGTTTTTATCCATCGCCATTTATGTTCGAATTGTCCTTGCATTTGTAGAAATGCTTTCTTTATGTCGGCTAGATTCAGTACGAGCCTAATGCTGGTGACAAACACCGGTGCtgcttagcgccacttgcaccattctattctattcttcactagagtcacacacaacacatcttttacgctatctggacatatatgccactctaattaataatgtaacagGGAAGAtgtttcgattagttgaaattatacCGCAGTCGTAATTGTCCCCCTGCACCTTAGTGAAAACCCAGGTGACAATTAGTTATATATACttgtatggagtgcccctcttaaaaatactttttacgATTTTGAGTAGTTAATCTAgtttacaaaatacacctatatttaATTTTAGGGATGTAATGATACATGATTttgccgatacgataccgataccgatatttaaagtaaataatcggcgataccgatacagacaccgatatcaatggcacagtagttagctaatagatataacacataaggaattatatacttattatgcataaaacatacatatgtattaatagacactcgattttgtgaagtgtgaaaaactgtaaaactaataaagaaaaatgccaaatcaaaatcaaagaaaacatttatttaggtaaccaccaagcaatcaatgcaaaagtaaatccaaatcagtaattatagttcactttaggtagtttttacccgattacggcaacgcaaaaggagggttatttgttatggaaacaaagtgtattcaaattattaccaACGTCTTCGTTTCGCGCGCTTTTCGAATTGTAATATCGGCTGAATTGAAATCGGCGATGCCGATATATCGGTCTGCCgattatatcggccgatatatcgtatcggtatcggtatcgttacatccctatttaatttttttatgcccctttcagcactctgAATAATTTCTTAAGAGCTCCAAAGATGAAAATAGTTCAGTTTTCTCACTAAGTTTACGAGAAGCATCTGtcaaaatatcaaattatattttgtatgaaacttgtgagtatatatattttgtaagtaaCAGATGTACGAGCCAACTCATGATTTTAGGCTTCGTCGGCCAACGGTGGTCGTAACGTTGATGAAGCCCATGCTAATgattaaaacaaacatttccAGAAAGAGCACAAATTGAAAGTGTTCGCGGGCGCGCGCGTGTGCTTCGTGGGGTTCCCCGAGGACGAGACGCAGCACATGGGCGACGTGCTGGCCAGCAACGGCGGCGCCGCCTGCCCGCTCGACGACCCCGACTGCACCCACGTCGTAAGTTACACCACCACTATATCTCCAATGAGTCCTACATATTTGTGCAGTTTAATACTCCAGTTATCGTGTCCCTAAAATACTACTTCCGTCGTCCTTCGGACAATGTTCTATTGACAGACCAGATAACAGGCTAATTCAAATGCGAGGGTTCTAATAAAAAAGGCAAGAGCGCTTAATTACGTTTGGGGATGCTATAGTGGCATACTTTTAAAATGGTGGAAAAGATAAACCTTGGACTTATCTGTCAAAAGAACGTTTTCCCCTTGGAGTCCATTGTTCCTAGTAACCGATTAGCGAGAATATTGACTGGTAGAGGATGCATTTTGGCaacgccatttgtacattttgttttgtgcaaaatatattaaataaatgcgagttctcgaaattgcgagatagAGCTTGCTTTCCCTACGTAGAGTTCCCAAGAGTATGATTCCAAATTAATTCCAATTTCCAATTAGTCATTTGGTAAcaattaggtaaacaatatgTCAATCTGTTTAGTTAACCAACATTTATACTTAAAATAATCAGTGAAGAACCTCTAACTGACTTTTATGGTACTGTCACTTAAATAATAGATTGTTAGTTCATTATAAATAATACATGTTTTagatttttaacagtgtattttacgtaaataatatgtacttttttttctaagCGTCAATAGATTAGTCATCTCAATTACTTCAATTAGTAGTGTTATAAAAAAGCCCCCTGTATGGTAACGGCATGAaatgtattataaataaaaggCGGACACAATGCCTTGAGACTGCCTCTACCAGTCAACGATTGGCTCAAACAGAACCTTTGTAGTTAGTGAGGGATTGTAGACTTCGAGAACTAAGAAACacaaatgaataataaataataatacataatgaTAATGCTCTTATTAGGAATAAGTGTTATACTCAATTTCTGCATTCGTCTCATATTTTATGAATTGCTGCTCCTTTGTTACTACTTTCGTGTTTTcgttataaaataataacattattagTTTTTATCTCGTTTCAAAATTGGTAAACGGAAAACTCGCCTCGACCCACGAAAGTTCTCACATTGTTACTATGTCGTACAGTATTCATCGCTCTTAGTTCCCGCAACAACTATCATACACTTCGTGCCCTAAACGTAGATCTTGGGGAAATCTTATATTTGAATTAGTATTGTGGCAGCAAGGATTTTGAACCATATAAATGATGTTTAGGAAATGAGTCTACAATCGGACGAGACGTAATTTAATGTGATCAGTAGAAGCTGGTAACTGACCAAAGGCGAAAGAAACGGCCACACGTGGGAATACTAAGCTAATGATAAAGATGCACATAAAATGAAGATCACACAAATATAAATGCGGAGTCTTTTACCTTGCATAGAACTAGACGAATACATAACTTGACACAAAAATTGAGACCAAATTTCCTTAACCTATACTTTTGTGATTGGCATACTTACCTTTAGTTTTTGTAAACGCCCGTTTTCGTCATAGACTGCTTTAATTATAGATATACACATCACAAAAAAATTTATGAGACATATATAATAACGACATAATcaatggcgcttacgtcacatatatttatagATATCGACTTTTGCTTGGTTTACTTTAATTAAGTATACTTTCGATTTCCATTATACCATCGACGGGATTGCATGATCTTAATACTTATAGTTCTGACTGTACCCACCTGAAACCATTCCGCACGCCGCGAAGTCGACCCATTGTTTGCTTTTATTATGTTCATCACCTATTATTGTAATGCTTTGCAATCTTGTTTTTATGGCCGATGCAAGACTTGTTGTCTGATGGAAAATATCCCTAATTTATTTTACACTGCCTATGTGTTCGGTTTAATTGAGGCATTGAACAGTTAGCAACGAACACCGCTTATGTTACTCGTAAAATGTTATTCATGTCAATCATGTCATtggctaaaaaaaataaaattttgaaatggCATGACACAGCTACAAGCTGTATACTGAACCGATAATATGTAAAGTGAATAAGTTAACACTTTACACTCTCgggttttgtacacatatttaactacacaaaccgtctttccgtgaccacagacggtgcaactcagctgaaacttcggaatttaaggtaaaagcAATGAaaatatatcgcggtagacccgtttgtgtaattataaATAACATCTAACATAATGTTTCCATCAGGCAAGAGTGTTGTTAAATGCACACTTAGATAAGTATCACTGTATACCTGTCTTGTCACGTAGTTGCACACCTACTTCAAAATACCGCATTGTGtaaaaacataacataattattGTGACGTTTCTTGTCCTTTCACTAGTACACATGTATAGTTTTATGTGCACTCAAGATTGTTCAGAAAGCGGGCTTTCATTTCGGATAGTACCGTAGAGAAATGAGTAAACTTAGAGTGCTCGCTTCATGTACAACAGTTCCCTTactcaataaataataagttgtaTGGGAAGTATGATAATAacgtattattaataataagtgtctacttgttaaataaaaaaactttcgCAAATTTcgctaaaatattattataaatgagTTTTTCTCTCTGTACGGAGTGAGCACTGTAAGCTTACTTTTTTCTCTATGACAGTACATAACTTGTCAAAAAGGATATAGGTGACTGCTTCCCTGTGTCTAACTGCTCTatctcaataataataatacaactTTTGTGCATGTTTGTACTGGAATGGCTTCATTACATCATTGCGTGGTGTGTTTCACACATGTTTCAGGTAATGGCCAATGGGGAGACTTTCGGTCGTTCGCTTATCCTATCACCCCAACCCAGTACTCCTAACATTTCCTCGAAGCCCTCTCGTGCATCACCCAACTCACAGAGTACTCCGAAGAGCTCAATTTACCGTAGACTTTCCGCGCGGCTGTCGGGGCGGCGCGCTAGCGGCACGCCCACCAAGCCGGGCGCTCCCGACTCCGACGAGGCCGAGCGTCGCCTGCAGGTCGCGCGCGCGGAGCTTAGAGCTGGCCGCGACTGTCCGGACTCCGACACTGCCGCTTACTCGACCACACTCGATCGAGTAGACCCTACCGACACTAACTTCGATACCTCGCCACATATGCAGAACAAAGAGAACAAGCATGCCTCGCAAACGATACAAGGCGCCCTCAGGTTGAACGCCAAAGATAAGAGAGAGGTGTTTAGAAATAAGTCAATTAACATGTTTAATCTAGTAGATTGCCTCACGGAGGCGGGGTCTCTACATTCTTCTCTTACAAAGAGTTTATGTGATTTAGATTGTAAAGAAGAACCCGCTTTTTTACTTCCTATTTCTACCGGAAGCAAAGAGTTGCAGCACTCGACAACTACAATCAGTTCTGGGAAAAAGAGAAGTCGAAATTCTACAGATTCCAGCTTTCAAGTGAGCCCCGTCGACGCCAACCTTTCCCCGGATAAGTGCGAAGATAGCCATTGGAAATCTATTAAGAGGCTTAAAATAAAAGATTCATTTAAGTTTAAAAATCGACCTACGATTTTCAAACGTACAAAAAAAGACTCAGTATCCAAAACAACAGGCGACATTACTATAGAACCAGTAAGTCCGGACAGTGTAAAACCAACTGACCCTGCAGGCGAATTCATTGCGTCCACTTCATCCCCCATCAGAGAGGATGACAACACGTCGATCTGCTCGATAAACACTAGTAAGCAATCCGGTTTCTTTGATATTTCGTTCGCATCAATACGCAGTTCAAAAACAGTGAAATCAGCATCAAAGTTACGGAGAAGCGTCAAGTCATTCACTGCATCTTTTAGAAGTGAGAGAAAAAAGAAATATGAGAAAAGGCCTGCACGAAATACTGTAGAAGTAAGCGCTTGCGATCTCGTAAATTATGTATCGACACCAAATAAAGATATCGACGATATGAACTTAGATATATCTCCTGTCCAAGTAGACACAATAGATAGCACGGATATGACCACCCAAGTAAAAAACGACGTAGATGTCGACGAGCTCGACGAATCAGTGACATTTAAAACGCCACAGAGCGTAGGGCTGCGCGCACATAGGCACTCCATCTGTGTCGCACCCGAGCTGCGGCCCGCGAGCGTCTCCTCCCACGCGTCCTCCAGCTCCGGCCCTGCGCCCTTACCGGTTCCCGTTCCCGCTCCCGCCTCCCTCACTTGTCGACCCCTCCGCGACCAGCTGCCGCTCGCCTCGACGCCTCCCATCCGTGACGTCCGCGCCATATCGCAATGCCATGGAATATCGTTGCCGGTACTAACCCCATTTAATTTAGTAATACTAAATATTAGACATGCTTTTCATGCAGACAAACATTTGATGGCTTTCATTTTAGATTATAGCCAAACACGCATACCTACCCGTTCGAGACACCCTCGTACTCGGATGTTCTTCGCTCGTATGCATGCACTCTTCGTAAACAGCGTTTTCTTAGGCATTAGTATGGTTAGCTGAATAAGGGCGTGCACGAAAAGATGCTATTACATGCGATGGATTACAAAATGGAAATTACAAGTTTTTCATGACATTTACCCATTGGTGTGAGTAGGTACGTCACGTAATGGTAGAAGTATATTGTTCATTCTTATCCAGGTGGTCGATGAACACAACACAGCTGTCGCGCCGGAGTGTTCGCCGCGCGTGCACGTCGTCAAAGCCGAATGGTTCTGGGCTTCCGTACAGAATGAAGAAGCGCAAGATGAAAGGGATTACCTTTTCAAAGATGTAAGATAGCCTGCTACGATtgactattatttattgttacattaattatacaaattttaatataatatgtgtGTTTCTGAGCAGTACTTGGACGAAGTGTCTCGGAGGTCGTCGGTGGGTGGCGCGGCCGGCGcgagcggcggcgcgggcggcggcgcggacgaggtgggcggcgcggcgggcgcggcgggcagcACGCCGGCCCACCTGCAGCGCCAGCGCAAGCGCAAGCTGCGCGGCGGGGATGCCGCGCTGCAGAAACGACGCTCGTCGCTCAGCGACACGGTGCTTAGCCTTTCCGGCAACATGCTGCTCGACTACACACCCTCACCCGACAGCAAACAGTTACTAGAAGGTACACCAATCGATCACTAAGACCTCGGTCTCCGGTTGACGCCGCGCGCTACGTGTAGCGTCATGGTCTATTGAAATGGCCTCCCCATATAGTTTGTTCTATTTAGCATAAGAAAAAGACTACGCGTACTTCACGTGTCTTTTAATcggaaaacgctttttaaaaatcagtaactattacttaatgaaagcaaaagaatgtaaataatcgtatatgattcataattgttagatatttgctgtaacttattttaaaaagggtttttaaattaaaagacgtcaagattgtttaccttttttctaatgctaaacaaACGAACTATAATGTTTTTCACTATACGCAGTACCCCGTGAATTTAAGGCCTGGCCTAAATTAACGTTGCTCTCTTAGACTTAGAATGCACCTCATGCTATGTTTTCATGATTAAATGATAGTATACAATTGACATATTAATGCATTTTTTTCTCAGAATCTGAAGTGCCTGACAATGTAGTTCGGAAACTAATGTCCCCTAGGCAGCAAGTGTTTATGGAACTTCTTCAAACAGAATCCAATTATGTTGGGATTTTGCATACAATTGTAACTGTGAGTATATCAACAGTAAATCTAATCATAATATCCTAAATAAAGCATAGTTTTAGTATAAAAGTCTAACAgcgactataaaaaaaaacttttttttactggTCTGTACTAATTAAAGAgtaatcataaccctcctttttgctttgccgtagtcgggtaaaaatataatgatataattgatactttttttttcagatgtTTAAGCAACCATTGGAGGACATGGCTGAAGAGGACAATAGCAACGGCAAAATGGCATTGCTTAACAATACAgaactaaaaattatatttggaa
This region includes:
- the LOC134678583 gene encoding protein ECT2 isoform X4, translating into MDELSKGMTQTGSAATTEEIEHNNGSPWPVVFVSESCLECERVRAACERLGPVQPAPAPDALPQPPQTPQPLSYFVTKPFEGELFDAAHRAKYRVLGPTAVLQLSEREEPPPSNARPLYSLAMRGAVICFSGFRKKDELTYLITLIHYMGGSIRKDMSSKVTHLIAAAATGDKYRYASGFGLPVLARSWVDECWRRRDDPACLATHDAVIKEHKLKVFAGARVCFVGFPEDETQHMGDVLASNGGAACPLDDPDCTHVVMANGETFGRSLILSPQPSTPNISSKPSRASPNSQSTPKSSIYRRLSARLSGRRASGTPTKPGAPDSDEAERRLQVARAELRAGRDCPDSDTAAYSTTLDRVDPTDTNFDTSPHMQNKENKHASQTIQGALRLNAKDKREVFRNKSINMFNLVDCLTEAGSLHSSLTKSLCDLDCKEEPAFLLPISTGSKELQHSTTTISSGKKRSRNSTDSSFQVSPVDANLSPDKCEDSHWKSIKRLKIKDSFKFKNRPTIFKRTKKDSVSKTTGDITIEPVSPDSVKPTDPAGEFIASTSSPIREDDNTSICSINTSKQSGFFDISFASIRSSKTVKSASKLRRSVKSFTASFRSERKKKYEKRPARNTVEVSACDLVNYVSTPNKDIDDMNLDISPVQVDTIDSTDMTTQVKNDVDVDELDESVTFKTPQSVGLRAHRHSICVAPELRPASVSSHASSSSGPAPLPVPVPAPASLTCRPLRDQLPLASTPPIRDVRAISQCHGISLPVVDEHNTAVAPECSPRVHVVKAEWFWASVQNEEAQDERDYLFKDYLDEVSRRSSVGGAAGASGGAGGGADEVGGAAGAAGSTPAHLQRQRKRKLRGGDAALQKRRSSLSDTVLSLSGNMLLDYTPSPDSKQLLEESEVPDNVVRKLMSPRQQVFMELLQTESNYVGILHTIVTMFKQPLEDMAEEDNSNGKMALLNNTELKIIFGNLPPIYELHQGMLEELRYTQAHWSEEVSIGRLMLKYTPDMVKAYPPFVNFFENTKEMLQQCDRENPRFHAFLKICQTKPECGRQSLQELLIRPVQRLPSIRLLLDDILKHTHKNNPDHGALVAALAGLREVMSHINEDKRKTEGQLQMFDIYNDIDQCPAHLVSSHRSFIARCEVVELSKELSGRGDHLVLFLFTDTMEVCKKRSKAFNSKSPTNGTSTMRIGSSKPYRHISLMPLSTVKRVVDIREAEDCHNVFALMCRSNQELKEKLYSFMITDEAVDKSHFLRQLCRQMANTVCKADADKFLATLESHQLDIDTSDLALSTLSKVTKFAARTRIKVGRALSFNKTPSKLKRAMSSMISPFGSQANLTPASQLAQMRLASCNNINEMGTSSGAGGGGEGGGEVLVAPLSVQPTRKAAAGAAAALRRF
- the LOC134678583 gene encoding protein ECT2 isoform X5; protein product: MGPTRLPPTPEEEHSPQEFHTSPTDFKITCTTRCDQVLGPTAVLQLSEREEPPPSNARPLYSLAMRGAVICFSGFRKKDELTYLITLIHYMGGSIRKDMSSKVTHLIAAAATGDKYRYASGFGLPVLARSWVDECWRRRDDPACLATHDAVIKEHKLKVFAGARVCFVGFPEDETQHMGDVLASNGGAACPLDDPDCTHVVMANGETFGRSLILSPQPSTPNISSKPSRASPNSQSTPKSSIYRRLSARLSGRRASGTPTKPGAPDSDEAERRLQVARAELRAGRDCPDSDTAAYSTTLDRVDPTDTNFDTSPHMQNKENKHASQTIQGALRLNAKDKREVFRNKSINMFNLVDCLTEAGSLHSSLTKSLCDLDCKEEPAFLLPISTGSKELQHSTTTISSGKKRSRNSTDSSFQVSPVDANLSPDKCEDSHWKSIKRLKIKDSFKFKNRPTIFKRTKKDSVSKTTGDITIEPVSPDSVKPTDPAGEFIASTSSPIREDDNTSICSINTSKQSGFFDISFASIRSSKTVKSASKLRRSVKSFTASFRSERKKKYEKRPARNTVEVSACDLVNYVSTPNKDIDDMNLDISPVQVDTIDSTDMTTQVKNDVDVDELDESVTFKTPQSVGLRAHRHSICVAPELRPASVSSHASSSSGPAPLPVPVPAPASLTCRPLRDQLPLASTPPIRDVRAISQCHGISLPVVDEHNTAVAPECSPRVHVVKAEWFWASVQNEEAQDERDYLFKDYLDEVSRRSSVGGAAGASGGAGGGADEVGGAAGAAGSTPAHLQRQRKRKLRGGDAALQKRRSSLSDTVLSLSGNMLLDYTPSPDSKQLLEESEVPDNVVRKLMSPRQQVFMELLQTESNYVGILHTIVTMFKQPLEDMAEEDNSNGKMALLNNTELKIIFGNLPPIYELHQGMLEELRYTQAHWSEEVSIGRLMLKYTPDMVKAYPPFVNFFENTKEMLQQCDRENPRFHAFLKICQTKPECGRQSLQELLIRPVQRLPSIRLLLDDILKHTHKNNPDHGALVAALAGLREVMSHINEDKRKTEGQLQMFDIYNDIDQCPAHLVSSHRSFIARCEVVELSKELSGRGDHLVLFLFTDTMEVCKKRSKAFNSKSPTNGTSTMRIGSSKPYRHISLMPLSTVKRVVDIREAEDCHNVFALMCRSNQELKEKLYSFMITDEAVDKSHFLRQLCRQMANTVCKADADKFLATLESHQLDIDTSDLALSTLSKVTKFAARTRIKLETLAGLGGWLREPGGPGGLLDTWVLRAHLLAQVGRALSFNKTPSKLKRAMSSMISPFGSQANLTPASQLAQMRLASCNNINEMGTSSGAGGGGEGGGEVLVAPLSVQPTRKAAAGAAAALRRF